From Lysobacter silvisoli, the proteins below share one genomic window:
- a CDS encoding S1 family peptidase: MRKFSVSAVAALVAMAASGSAFAADDLAPALKAAMQRDLDLSGPQLAQYLKAERQAAQQEKALQRELGRNYAGAWLERKADGTFDFVVASTSAKAPKAAGVQTRLARHSLASLDSAKGLLDRQLGSDARATRGVYSWSVDLPSNSVIVGVAPGAEDAAIDFIARSGADVGTVRFETMNEAPQRRIAIQGGRGYLRDPGDGYVYACSVGFSVTQNTTPGFATAGHCGTTGENVYHEVSQWTPGVKLGSFAASTMPDGNQTGPDRGWVKVDSTHTLSASVYGYGSGDVTVRGSTEGAVGAALCRSGRTSGWRCGTIRAKNVTVSYVDDNNQPDGTVTGLTQTSACAEGGDSGGSFITSVGQAQGVLSGGSGSCKGRQGKNGGGNSYYTPINSILSAYSLTLRTSP; this comes from the coding sequence ATGCGTAAGTTCAGCGTCTCGGCCGTCGCCGCACTCGTGGCCATGGCAGCTTCCGGTTCGGCCTTCGCGGCCGACGATCTCGCCCCCGCTTTGAAGGCCGCGATGCAGCGCGACCTCGACCTGTCCGGCCCGCAGCTGGCGCAGTACCTCAAGGCCGAACGCCAGGCCGCGCAGCAGGAAAAGGCCCTGCAGCGCGAACTGGGCCGCAACTACGCCGGCGCCTGGCTGGAGCGCAAGGCCGACGGCACGTTCGACTTCGTCGTCGCCAGCACCTCGGCCAAGGCGCCCAAGGCCGCCGGCGTGCAGACGCGCCTGGCGCGCCATAGCCTGGCCTCGCTGGATTCGGCCAAGGGCCTGCTGGACCGCCAGCTCGGCAGCGACGCGCGGGCGACCCGCGGCGTGTACAGCTGGTCGGTGGACCTGCCCAGCAACAGCGTGATCGTGGGCGTGGCGCCGGGCGCCGAAGACGCGGCGATCGACTTCATCGCGCGCAGCGGCGCCGATGTGGGCACCGTGCGCTTCGAAACCATGAACGAGGCGCCGCAGCGCCGCATCGCAATCCAGGGCGGCCGCGGTTACCTGCGCGACCCGGGCGACGGTTATGTCTACGCCTGCTCGGTCGGCTTCTCGGTCACCCAGAACACCACCCCGGGCTTCGCCACCGCCGGCCACTGCGGCACCACCGGCGAAAATGTCTATCACGAGGTTTCGCAGTGGACGCCGGGCGTGAAGCTGGGCTCGTTCGCCGCCTCGACCATGCCCGACGGCAACCAGACCGGTCCGGACCGCGGCTGGGTCAAGGTCGACAGCACCCACACCCTGTCGGCCAGCGTCTACGGCTACGGCAGCGGCGACGTGACCGTGCGCGGCAGCACCGAGGGCGCGGTGGGCGCGGCGCTGTGCCGCTCCGGCCGCACCAGCGGCTGGCGCTGCGGCACCATCCGCGCCAAGAACGTCACCGTGTCCTACGTGGACGACAACAACCAGCCCGACGGCACCGTCACCGGCCTGACCCAGACCAGCGCCTGCGCCGAAGGCGGCGACTCCGGCGGTTCCTTCATCACCAGCGTCGGCCAGGCCCAGGGCGTGCTGTCCGGCGGCAGCGGCAGCTGCAAGGGCCGCCAGGGCAAGAACGGCGGCGGCAACAGCTACTACACGCCGATCAACTCGATCCTGAGCGCGTATTCGCTGACGCTGCGTACTAGCCCGTGA
- a CDS encoding DEAD/DEAH box helicase has protein sequence MTFETLGLAPALLRALVEQNYLNPTPIQAEAIPLALAGHDLLGGAQTGTGKTAAFGLPLLNRLSKLTAANGPRKPRALVLVPTRELAVQVTESLRGYAKHLRMGISAIYGGAGMGPQVDLLRRGVDVLVATPGRLIDHLERGTAKLDAVEVLVLDEADRMLDMGFLPAIKRILNRLPAQRQTLLFSATFEAEIKKLALEFMRDPQQVQVAANNTIADTIAHRAHPVDGGRKRDLLIRILSERSTDQVLVFGRTKHGCNRLAEQLEDAGLKAVAIHGNKSQAQRQKALRDFKANKARVLVATDVAARGLDIPNLPLVINFDLPMVAEDYVHRIGRTGRNGATGEALSLVSPDEGGLLRQIQRILKDDIQMVTVAGFEPTRPIRMGSDAPGARRPGGQRPGGNNGPRKPSHRPHGKPAPRHAHAGAQHRGGGRPGGGQRREGA, from the coding sequence ATGACGTTCGAAACCCTCGGGCTTGCGCCCGCGTTGCTGCGCGCGCTCGTCGAGCAGAACTACCTCAACCCGACCCCGATCCAGGCCGAGGCGATCCCGCTGGCCCTGGCCGGGCACGACCTGCTGGGCGGCGCCCAGACCGGCACCGGCAAGACCGCCGCGTTCGGCCTGCCGCTGCTGAACCGCCTGTCCAAGCTCACCGCCGCCAACGGCCCGCGCAAGCCGCGCGCGCTGGTGCTGGTGCCCACGCGCGAACTGGCGGTGCAGGTCACCGAAAGCCTGCGCGGTTACGCCAAGCACCTGCGCATGGGCATCAGCGCGATCTACGGCGGCGCCGGCATGGGCCCGCAGGTCGACCTGCTGCGCCGCGGCGTGGACGTGCTGGTGGCCACTCCGGGCCGCCTGATCGATCACCTGGAGCGCGGCACCGCCAAGCTCGACGCGGTCGAAGTGCTGGTGCTGGACGAAGCCGACCGCATGCTCGACATGGGCTTCCTGCCGGCGATCAAGCGCATCCTCAACCGTCTGCCCGCGCAGCGTCAGACCCTGCTGTTCTCGGCCACCTTCGAGGCCGAGATCAAGAAGCTGGCGCTGGAGTTCATGCGCGATCCGCAGCAGGTGCAGGTCGCGGCCAACAACACCATCGCCGACACCATCGCCCACCGCGCCCACCCGGTCGACGGCGGCCGCAAGCGCGATCTGCTGATCCGCATCCTCAGCGAGCGCAGCACCGATCAGGTGCTGGTTTTCGGCCGCACCAAGCACGGCTGCAACCGCCTGGCCGAACAGTTGGAAGACGCCGGCCTGAAGGCCGTGGCCATCCATGGCAACAAGAGCCAGGCCCAGCGCCAGAAAGCGCTGCGCGACTTCAAGGCCAACAAGGCCCGCGTGCTGGTCGCCACCGACGTGGCCGCGCGCGGTCTGGACATCCCCAACCTGCCGCTGGTCATCAACTTCGACCTGCCGATGGTGGCCGAGGACTACGTGCACCGCATCGGCCGCACCGGCCGCAACGGCGCCACGGGCGAGGCCCTGTCGCTGGTCTCGCCGGACGAGGGCGGTCTGCTGCGCCAGATCCAGCGCATCCTCAAGGACGACATCCAGATGGTCACGGTGGCGGGCTTCGAGCCCACCCGTCCGATCCGCATGGGTTCCGACGCGCCGGGCGCGCGCCGCCCCGGCGGTCAGCGGCCGGGCGGCAACAACGGCCCGCGCAAGCCCTCGCACCGCCCGCACGGCAAGCCGGCACCGCGTCACGCCCACGCCGGTGCCCAGCACCGCGGCGGCGGCCGTCCCGGTGGCGGTCAGCGTCGCGAAGGCGCGTAA
- a CDS encoding DoxX family protein, translating into MDNRSLATVARTLMASVFIVLGLYRLLSAWGGVPTPPATLGFSAGELVLGLLIASGWKLRWTALIAALLMLVDALLSHPFWSLAGAERSAQLLHFMKNIGLIGGLLLLAAHAGHPPRR; encoded by the coding sequence ATGGACAACCGCAGTCTCGCCACCGTCGCGCGCACGCTGATGGCCAGCGTGTTCATCGTCCTGGGCCTGTACCGCCTGCTCAGCGCCTGGGGCGGCGTGCCGACCCCGCCGGCCACCCTGGGCTTCAGCGCCGGCGAGCTGGTGCTGGGCCTGCTGATCGCCAGCGGCTGGAAGCTGCGCTGGACCGCGCTGATCGCGGCCCTGCTGATGCTGGTGGACGCGCTGCTGTCGCACCCGTTCTGGAGCCTGGCCGGGGCCGAGCGCAGCGCGCAGTTGCTGCACTTCATGAAGAACATCGGCCTGATCGGCGGCCTGTTGCTGCTGGCCGCGCACGCCGGCCACCCGCCGCGGCGCTGA
- a CDS encoding low temperature requirement protein A gives MTPPARRSLLRNRDGHEHGRVTMVELFFDLVFVFAVTQLSHTLLEHLDLAGALQTTLLFFAVWWVWVYTSWCTNWLDPERAPVRLMLFALMLGGLLLSSSLPQAFAERGLLFAGAYAAMQVGRTLFMVYALRGHRSELRRNFVRIAVWLMVSATLWIAGGLSEGQARFAWWAAALLIEFAGPWMFFWVPGLGRSSISDWDVDGGHLAERCALFVIIALGESILVTGATFAGLPLDPVHVSAFAIAFVGSVAMWWLYFDTGAERASQRIVAASDPGRQARIAYTYQHPLIVAGIIVCAVADELVLMHPGHVDNAGMAAIIGGPALYLLGNALFKWTTNDRRTPPLSHLAGLALLAALTALALSLHPSALVLGGATTAILVLVAAWEWLALRRGASQPRPAAH, from the coding sequence ATGACCCCGCCCGCCCGCCGCAGCCTGCTGCGCAACCGCGACGGCCACGAGCACGGCCGCGTCACGATGGTGGAGCTGTTCTTCGACCTGGTGTTCGTGTTCGCGGTCACCCAGCTCTCGCACACCCTGCTCGAGCACCTGGACCTGGCCGGCGCGCTGCAGACCACGCTGCTGTTCTTCGCGGTGTGGTGGGTGTGGGTCTACACCTCCTGGTGCACCAACTGGCTGGACCCCGAACGCGCGCCGGTGCGCTTGATGCTGTTCGCGCTGATGCTGGGCGGGCTGCTGCTGTCGAGCTCGCTGCCGCAGGCCTTCGCCGAGCGTGGCCTGCTGTTCGCCGGCGCCTACGCGGCCATGCAGGTGGGGCGCACGCTGTTCATGGTCTACGCACTGCGCGGCCACCGCAGCGAGTTGCGCCGCAACTTCGTCCGTATCGCGGTGTGGCTGATGGTATCGGCCACGCTGTGGATCGCCGGCGGGCTGAGCGAAGGTCAGGCGCGCTTCGCCTGGTGGGCGGCCGCACTGCTGATCGAATTCGCCGGCCCCTGGATGTTCTTCTGGGTGCCCGGACTGGGCCGCTCCAGCATCAGCGACTGGGACGTGGACGGCGGCCATCTGGCCGAACGCTGCGCGCTGTTCGTGATCATCGCCCTGGGCGAGTCCATCCTGGTCACCGGCGCCACCTTCGCCGGGCTGCCGCTGGACCCGGTGCACGTGAGCGCGTTCGCGATCGCCTTCGTCGGCAGCGTGGCGATGTGGTGGCTGTACTTCGACACCGGCGCCGAACGCGCGAGCCAGCGCATCGTCGCCGCCAGCGACCCCGGCCGGCAGGCGCGCATCGCCTACACCTACCAGCACCCCTTGATCGTCGCCGGTATCATCGTCTGCGCGGTCGCCGACGAGCTGGTGTTGATGCACCCCGGTCACGTCGACAACGCCGGCATGGCCGCGATCATCGGCGGTCCGGCGCTCTACCTGCTCGGCAACGCGCTGTTCAAGTGGACGACGAACGACCGCCGGACGCCTCCCCTTTCGCATCTGGCGGGCTTGGCGCTGCTCGCGGCGCTGACGGCGCTGGCGTTGAGCCTGCATCCGTCGGCGCTGGTCCTTGGCGGCGCCACCACGGCGATCCTGGTGCTGGTGGCGGCGTGGGAGTGGCTGGCGCTGCGGCGCGGGGCTTCGCAACCGCGGCCGGCAGCGCACTGA
- a CDS encoding MBL fold metallo-hydrolase gives MRVHFHGAAGEVTGSLHEVVAAGRRVLLDCGMIQGSPEAEARNADPFPFDAAALDALVISHAHIDHIGRVPLLVRRGFRGAIHAQAATADLMRIMLLDAAHIAESEAERANRRRAHGQPEAVPLYTAADVEAAMAQVRPLPYDRRENILPGVDLAFREAGHILGSAAVELWADGRKLVFSGDLGPKGTPILRDPAPIDSADLVLMESTYGNRLHRDRAETIRELGRILDETWQDGGNVLIPAFAVGRSQELLYWFAKHWDEWQMSRWRIFLDSPMAAKVVAVYDRHADLFDEGAQRVWREQPNPFRLPNLRLTESSEDSIAINAVERGAIVIAGSGMANAGRILHHFRHRLDNPSTRVVFVGYQGEGTLGRRLVDGAKWVRIHGRDVRVQAQRHTVGGLSAHTDQRGLMEWYGAINGGAGADHPPLALVHGEDQAREALAGEIGQRYGIKPVLVRPGMRFDV, from the coding sequence ATGAGAGTGCATTTCCACGGCGCCGCCGGCGAGGTCACCGGTTCCCTGCACGAGGTCGTCGCCGCCGGCCGCCGCGTGCTGCTCGACTGCGGCATGATCCAGGGCAGCCCGGAAGCCGAGGCGCGCAACGCCGATCCGTTTCCGTTCGACGCCGCCGCGCTCGACGCGCTGGTGATCAGCCACGCCCACATCGACCACATCGGCCGGGTGCCGCTGCTGGTGCGGCGCGGCTTTCGCGGCGCGATCCATGCGCAGGCCGCCACCGCCGACCTGATGCGGATCATGCTGCTGGACGCGGCCCACATCGCCGAAAGCGAGGCCGAGCGCGCCAACCGGCGCCGCGCCCACGGCCAGCCCGAGGCGGTGCCGCTGTACACCGCCGCCGATGTGGAGGCGGCGATGGCGCAGGTGCGGCCGCTGCCCTACGACCGCCGCGAGAACATCCTGCCCGGCGTCGATCTGGCCTTCCGCGAGGCCGGCCACATCCTCGGTTCGGCCGCGGTGGAGCTGTGGGCGGACGGCCGCAAGCTGGTGTTCTCCGGCGACCTGGGCCCCAAGGGCACGCCGATCCTGCGCGATCCGGCGCCGATCGACAGCGCCGACCTGGTGCTGATGGAGTCCACCTACGGCAACCGCCTGCACCGCGACCGCGCCGAAACCATCCGCGAGCTCGGCCGCATCCTCGACGAGACCTGGCAAGACGGCGGCAACGTGCTGATCCCGGCGTTCGCGGTAGGGCGCAGCCAGGAACTGCTGTACTGGTTCGCCAAGCATTGGGACGAGTGGCAGATGTCGCGCTGGCGCATCTTCCTGGACAGCCCGATGGCGGCCAAGGTGGTGGCGGTGTACGACCGCCATGCCGATCTGTTCGACGAGGGCGCGCAGCGGGTCTGGCGCGAGCAGCCCAATCCGTTCCGCCTGCCCAATCTGCGCCTGACCGAATCCAGCGAGGATTCGATCGCGATCAACGCGGTCGAACGCGGTGCGATCGTCATCGCCGGTTCGGGCATGGCCAACGCCGGCCGCATCCTGCACCACTTCCGCCACCGCCTGGACAACCCCAGCACGCGCGTGGTCTTCGTCGGCTACCAGGGCGAGGGCACGCTGGGCCGGCGCCTGGTCGACGGCGCCAAGTGGGTGCGCATCCACGGCCGCGACGTGCGCGTGCAGGCGCAGCGCCATACCGTGGGCGGGCTGTCGGCGCACACCGACCAGCGCGGCCTGATGGAGTGGTACGGCGCCATCAACGGCGGGGCCGGCGCCGACCATCCGCCGCTGGCCCTGGTGCACGGCGAAGATCAGGCGCGCGAAGCGCTGGCCGGCGAGATCGGCCAGCGCTACGGCATCAAGCCGGTGCTGGTGCGGCCAGGGATGCGCTTCGACGTGTGA
- a CDS encoding M13 family metallopeptidase codes for MLLTLAITTAMVACTKKDETAAPAADAAQASADAGAVKIDDSKLPQVNRFQVGDLDTTKDACTDFGGYVNGKWLAANAIPGDRTSWGAFEMLDERSTAIQKQLAEKAAELPNATGVDKIVGDLYATGMDAAKINQQGIDPIKPELDAIAKLADKAQIADYLRSSAAKGQNVLFGFGAEADFKDSKNNIAYASQGGLGLPDPAYYLPSADKDQKDKLGKYEAHVAKVLELSGVAAADAAKQAKDVIAFETRLAKASKTSKELSRDVELYYNPVSMADADKLTPNFPWTKFFESQGVAPQKMFSLAMPDFHKEVSKMLDDVPAAQWQSYLRFHAVDGASPYLSDAFVQENFEFYRKTLRGQAELKERSKRVLDTVEEQAGEALGQMYVKVAFSPESKARMETLVKNLSEALKLRIEKLDWMSPDTKKKAMEKWASFTPKIGYPDKWREWAGLQTNRDSYLGNVMAATEFNYKWNLGKIGKPVDRTEWGMPPQMVNAYYNPLQNEIVFPAAILQPPFFDPNADDATNYGGIGAVIGHEMTHGYDDQGSRFGATGNFENWWQPTDAKGFSGRTDKLIAQFNGYEAMPGAHVDGKLTLGENIADLGGLATAYDAMVKATAGQPDPKTDGLTRDQRFFLNWGTVWRRNFKPEELKVRLSTDPHAPANFRAIGAPSNLPAFAAAFSCKPGQPMVRDADKQVVIW; via the coding sequence CTGCTGCTGACGCTCGCCATCACCACGGCCATGGTCGCCTGCACCAAGAAAGACGAAACCGCCGCGCCTGCCGCCGACGCCGCCCAGGCCAGCGCCGATGCCGGCGCGGTGAAGATCGACGACAGCAAGCTGCCGCAGGTCAACCGTTTCCAGGTCGGCGATCTCGACACCACCAAGGACGCGTGCACCGACTTCGGCGGCTACGTCAACGGCAAGTGGCTGGCGGCCAACGCCATCCCCGGCGACCGCACCTCGTGGGGCGCGTTCGAGATGCTCGACGAGCGCTCCACCGCGATCCAGAAGCAGCTGGCCGAGAAGGCCGCCGAACTGCCCAACGCCACCGGCGTGGACAAGATCGTCGGCGACCTCTACGCCACCGGCATGGACGCGGCCAAGATCAACCAGCAGGGCATCGACCCGATCAAGCCGGAACTGGACGCGATCGCCAAGCTCGCCGACAAGGCGCAGATCGCCGACTACCTGCGCAGCAGCGCGGCCAAGGGCCAGAACGTGCTGTTCGGCTTCGGCGCCGAAGCCGACTTCAAGGACTCCAAGAACAACATCGCCTACGCCTCGCAGGGCGGCCTGGGCCTGCCCGACCCGGCCTACTACCTGCCGTCGGCCGACAAGGACCAGAAGGACAAGCTGGGCAAGTACGAAGCGCACGTGGCCAAGGTGCTGGAGCTCAGCGGCGTAGCCGCCGCCGACGCCGCCAAGCAGGCCAAGGACGTGATCGCGTTCGAGACCCGCCTGGCCAAGGCGTCCAAGACCAGCAAGGAACTCTCGCGCGACGTCGAGCTGTACTACAACCCGGTCAGCATGGCCGACGCCGACAAGCTGACGCCGAACTTCCCCTGGACCAAGTTCTTCGAATCGCAGGGCGTGGCCCCGCAGAAGATGTTCTCGCTGGCCATGCCCGACTTCCACAAGGAAGTCAGCAAGATGCTCGACGACGTGCCGGCCGCGCAGTGGCAGAGCTACCTGCGCTTCCACGCCGTCGACGGCGCCTCGCCCTACCTGTCCGACGCCTTCGTGCAGGAGAACTTCGAGTTTTACCGCAAGACCCTGCGCGGCCAGGCCGAGCTGAAGGAGCGCAGCAAGCGCGTGCTCGACACCGTCGAAGAGCAGGCCGGCGAAGCGCTGGGCCAGATGTACGTGAAGGTCGCCTTCTCGCCCGAATCCAAGGCGCGCATGGAGACCCTGGTCAAGAACCTCAGCGAAGCGCTCAAGCTGCGCATCGAGAAGCTGGACTGGATGAGCCCGGACACCAAGAAGAAGGCGATGGAGAAGTGGGCTTCGTTCACCCCCAAGATCGGCTACCCCGACAAGTGGCGCGAATGGGCCGGCCTGCAGACCAACCGCGACAGCTACCTCGGCAACGTGATGGCCGCGACCGAGTTCAACTACAAGTGGAACCTGGGCAAGATCGGCAAGCCGGTCGACCGCACCGAATGGGGCATGCCGCCGCAGATGGTCAACGCCTACTACAACCCGCTGCAGAACGAGATCGTGTTCCCGGCCGCCATCCTGCAGCCGCCGTTCTTCGACCCCAACGCCGACGACGCCACCAACTACGGCGGCATCGGCGCGGTCATCGGCCATGAGATGACCCACGGCTACGACGACCAGGGCAGCCGCTTCGGCGCGACCGGCAACTTCGAGAACTGGTGGCAGCCGACCGACGCCAAGGGCTTCAGCGGCCGCACCGACAAGCTGATCGCCCAGTTCAACGGCTACGAAGCCATGCCCGGCGCGCACGTCGACGGCAAGCTGACCCTGGGCGAGAACATCGCCGACCTGGGCGGCCTGGCCACGGCCTACGACGCGATGGTCAAGGCCACCGCCGGCCAGCCGGACCCGAAGACCGACGGTCTGACCCGCGACCAGCGCTTCTTCCTCAACTGGGGCACCGTGTGGCGCCGCAACTTCAAGCCCGAAGAGCTGAAGGTGCGCCTGTCCACCGACCCGCACGCGCCGGCCAACTTCCGCGCGATCGGCGCGCCGTCGAACCTGCCGGCCTTCGCCGCGGCGTTCTCGTGCAAGCCGGGCCAGCCGATGGTGCGCGATGCCGACAAGCAGGTCGTGATCTGGTAA
- a CDS encoding M13 family metallopeptidase, translating into MTTLRPLTCALALSLIAGLAAPTADAAKKKRAPAAKPKAAAAATACTDFYANANADWLRGNPLPAGAGTVSALELMGARARQQQLDLLNGAMTAPQGNVQKLLGDFWASGLDEAAVERDGAQPIAPLLSRIAAIKKAKDVPASIAALHQVGIPVVFNFAADVDLRDLERHIGYFGQGGLGLPDPAYYTRTDSDTRQILGHYNNYVQKILALTGTPQDKLAAESQLVIDLETRIARASRSLTDLRDLRAHYNPTQVAALAKQYKRLQLADFLKAQGVNDDSVSIGNAQLFAELDNLVGTLKPEQWKVYLRWRVGDSMAPYLAKPFRDAQYDFHGRMLRGMTAPLPRQQAVLDAINLAAGPMIGREYANKFLPAATDKRAEEIASQVRASLGKAIDAETRFSDAAKAEARAKLARLKIEVGTPNRDLDYSVQPMGRGSFGSNMLIASTWRHREEMKRIGRGNADRRWDVLPQDPALAYDIAQNRLIVTAAALQAPVLDMSKDAAWQYGSFGALVGHELSHGFDSRGRLVNAKQEVGDWWTPTETAAWDALGKRVAAQYGSYDYPGLKGVKVNGQQTRDENIADIAGVELAWNTFKGADAGAGKDAGQSFYRGWASLWAQQASTEVYTQRAAVDVHAPGQWRTNGPLINQPSFGEAYACKAGQPMQAKPDQRITIFP; encoded by the coding sequence ATGACGACCCTACGCCCGCTTACCTGCGCCCTCGCCCTCAGCCTGATCGCCGGCCTGGCCGCGCCGACCGCCGACGCGGCCAAGAAGAAGCGGGCCCCCGCCGCCAAGCCCAAAGCCGCGGCCGCCGCCACCGCCTGTACCGATTTCTACGCCAACGCCAACGCCGACTGGCTGCGCGGCAACCCGCTGCCGGCCGGCGCCGGCACGGTCTCGGCCCTGGAGCTGATGGGCGCGCGCGCGCGCCAGCAGCAGCTGGACCTGCTCAACGGCGCCATGACCGCGCCGCAGGGCAACGTGCAGAAGCTGCTCGGCGACTTCTGGGCCAGCGGCCTGGACGAGGCCGCGGTGGAGCGCGACGGCGCCCAGCCCATCGCCCCGCTGCTGTCGCGCATCGCCGCGATCAAGAAGGCCAAGGACGTGCCGGCCTCGATCGCCGCCCTGCATCAGGTCGGCATCCCGGTCGTGTTCAACTTCGCCGCGGACGTGGACCTGCGGGACCTGGAACGCCACATCGGCTACTTCGGCCAGGGCGGCCTGGGCCTGCCGGACCCGGCCTACTACACCCGCACCGACAGCGACACCCGCCAGATCCTCGGTCACTACAACAACTACGTGCAGAAGATCCTGGCCCTGACCGGCACCCCGCAGGACAAGCTGGCGGCCGAGTCGCAGCTGGTGATCGACCTGGAAACCCGCATCGCCCGCGCCTCGCGCTCGCTGACCGACCTGCGCGACCTGCGCGCGCACTACAACCCCACCCAGGTCGCCGCGCTGGCCAAGCAGTACAAGCGCCTGCAGTTGGCGGACTTCCTCAAGGCCCAGGGCGTGAACGACGACAGCGTGTCGATCGGCAACGCCCAACTGTTCGCCGAACTGGACAATCTGGTCGGCACGCTCAAGCCCGAGCAGTGGAAGGTCTACCTGCGCTGGCGCGTGGGCGACTCGATGGCGCCCTACCTGGCCAAGCCCTTCCGCGACGCCCAATACGACTTCCACGGCCGCATGCTGCGCGGCATGACCGCGCCGCTGCCGCGCCAACAGGCGGTGTTGGACGCGATCAACCTGGCCGCCGGCCCGATGATCGGCCGCGAGTACGCCAACAAGTTCCTGCCCGCGGCCACCGACAAGCGCGCCGAGGAAATCGCCTCGCAGGTGCGCGCGAGCCTGGGCAAGGCGATCGACGCCGAAACCCGCTTCAGCGACGCGGCCAAGGCCGAAGCGCGCGCCAAGCTGGCGCGGCTGAAGATCGAAGTGGGCACGCCCAACCGCGACCTGGACTACAGCGTGCAGCCCATGGGCCGCGGCAGCTTCGGCAGCAACATGCTGATCGCCTCGACCTGGCGCCACCGCGAGGAAATGAAGCGCATCGGTCGCGGCAACGCCGACCGCCGCTGGGACGTGCTGCCGCAGGACCCGGCCCTGGCCTACGACATCGCCCAGAACCGCCTGATCGTGACCGCGGCGGCGCTGCAGGCGCCGGTGCTGGACATGAGCAAGGACGCGGCCTGGCAGTACGGCTCCTTCGGCGCCCTGGTCGGCCACGAACTCAGCCACGGCTTCGACAGCCGCGGCCGCCTGGTCAACGCCAAGCAGGAAGTCGGCGACTGGTGGACGCCCACCGAAACCGCCGCCTGGGACGCGTTGGGCAAGCGCGTGGCCGCGCAGTACGGCAGCTACGACTACCCCGGCCTCAAGGGCGTGAAGGTCAACGGCCAGCAGACCCGCGACGAGAACATCGCCGACATCGCCGGCGTGGAACTGGCCTGGAACACCTTCAAGGGCGCCGACGCCGGCGCCGGCAAGGACGCGGGCCAGTCCTTCTACCGCGGCTGGGCCTCGTTGTGGGCGCAGCAGGCCAGCACCGAGGTCTACACCCAGCGCGCCGCCGTCGACGTGCACGCTCCCGGCCAGTGGCGCACCAACGGCCCGCTGATCAACCAGCCCTCCTTCGGCGAAGCCTACGCCTGCAAGGCCGGCCAGCCGATGCAGGCCAAGCCGGACCAGCGGATCACGATCTTCCCGTAA
- a CDS encoding rhomboid family intramembrane serine protease, producing the protein MFSNLPPVTKALLIANGLVFLLQLALGESAFYPFMLWPPGAESDPYAGYGFMPWQVLTYGFLHGNFPHLLFNMLTLLMFGAQIEHVWGQRRYLSYYLVCVVGAALCQLAVGYWNMSQGGQAYPTLGASGGIFGLLLAYGMLFPNQRVMLLIPPIPMKARTLVIIYGVVELLLGITGQQPGVAHFAHLGGMLFGWLLIRYWRGQPPFGKPKPPRPRIVR; encoded by the coding sequence ATGTTCTCCAACCTGCCGCCCGTCACCAAGGCCCTGTTGATCGCCAACGGCCTGGTATTCCTGTTGCAACTCGCCCTGGGCGAGTCCGCGTTCTATCCCTTCATGCTGTGGCCGCCCGGCGCCGAGAGCGACCCCTACGCCGGCTACGGCTTCATGCCCTGGCAGGTGCTGACCTACGGCTTCCTGCACGGCAATTTCCCGCACCTGCTGTTCAACATGCTGACCCTGTTGATGTTCGGCGCGCAGATCGAACACGTGTGGGGGCAGCGCCGCTACCTGTCCTATTACCTGGTGTGCGTGGTCGGCGCGGCGCTGTGCCAGCTCGCGGTCGGTTACTGGAACATGTCGCAGGGCGGCCAGGCCTATCCCACGCTGGGCGCCTCCGGCGGCATCTTCGGTTTGCTGCTGGCCTACGGCATGCTGTTCCCGAACCAGCGCGTGATGCTGCTGATTCCGCCGATACCGATGAAGGCGCGCACGCTGGTCATCATCTACGGCGTGGTCGAACTGCTGCTGGGCATCACCGGCCAGCAACCGGGCGTGGCCCACTTCGCCCACCTGGGCGGCATGCTGTTCGGCTGGCTGCTGATCCGCTACTGGCGCGGGCAGCCGCCGTTCGGCAAGCCCAAGCCGCCGCGGCCGCGGATCGTGCGCTGA
- a CDS encoding MGMT family protein, whose amino-acid sequence MLNPMDPDVAAKRIFAAIRAIPKGEVAGYGEVARRAGLPGRARLVARLLSQNDDPKLPWHRVLRSDGRIALPEGSKGYREQCQRLRAEGLRVEGGRVIGVRAAATLDSQIWGPPD is encoded by the coding sequence ATGCTAAACCCCATGGACCCGGACGTCGCCGCAAAACGCATCTTCGCCGCCATCCGCGCCATCCCCAAGGGGGAGGTCGCCGGCTATGGCGAGGTCGCCCGCCGCGCCGGCCTGCCCGGCCGCGCGCGCCTGGTCGCGCGCCTGCTCAGCCAGAACGACGACCCTAAGCTGCCCTGGCACCGCGTGTTGCGCTCCGACGGCCGCATCGCCCTGCCCGAGGGCTCCAAGGGCTACCGCGAGCAGTGCCAGCGCCTGCGCGCCGAAGGCCTGCGCGTGGAAGGCGGCCGGGTGATCGGCGTTCGCGCCGCCGCGACGCTGGATTCGCAAATCTGGGGGCCGCCGGACTGA